The segment CACCGATATCGAACCAGCAGTACACTCAGAAAATAAGAAAAATACTTGAACAGGCTTCGAATGCGGATATATCCACAGCATCTCTGAGGGAGAAATTCATACAGGAACTTCCATTTACGGAAAGGATGCTTATAGGGGGCAACACAGCCTGCCTGGAGGTTCGAACCGACAACAAATTGATCATATTGGATATGGGCAGCGGACTGGTAAAACTGGGGAATTACATTAATGAACATGAACAGAATGGAAACCCTCTGGATATTCATATTTTCATGAGTCACACCCATTGGGATCACATCATAGGTTTCCCATTTTTCAAACCGGCTTTTCTGCCACAGAACACCATAACTTTTTACAGTCCACACCCCAATTTTAAGGAACGCCTTGAATATCAACAGGATTTTCGCTTTTTTCCCATATCACTGGACCACATGGCTTCCAAAAAAGTATTTATCACCCTGGAGAAAAACAGCGACTACAAGTTGGGAGATGTGACAGTTAGTAATATCCTGCAATATCATCCCGGGGACTCATTCGGTTATAAAATATCCCATAAAGGTAAATCCTTTGTTTATGCGACAGATTCAGAATATAAAAATCTAACGGATGATTTTATTATCCGTCATAAAGCATTCATTAAAGACACCGATTTACTCATTTATGACGCGCAATATACGATGGAAGAAGCCCTTCACAAAGAAGACTGGGGACACAGTTCGGCAATGCAGGGTATCGATTTTGCAATTTCCGGCGGTGTAAAAAAACTGGCGCTCTTTCATCACGAACCGGATAATGATGATTACAGGATATACTCCATGTTAAAACGGGCATTTGAATACAAGCGGGCCAATTACCCCGATTCCAAACTGGAGTTAATGTTGGCCCATGAAGATTTGATTATCAATTTGTAAAAATATTACGGTTACCAATAAAAAAGCCCCGGTTAACCGGGGCTTTTCTTTTTCAAGGAGTTCCAATT is part of the Candidatus Neomarinimicrobiota bacterium genome and harbors:
- a CDS encoding MBL fold metallo-hydrolase, producing the protein MKVRFWGVRGSLPTPISNQQYTQKIRKILEQASNADISTASLREKFIQELPFTERMLIGGNTACLEVRTDNKLIILDMGSGLVKLGNYINEHEQNGNPLDIHIFMSHTHWDHIIGFPFFKPAFLPQNTITFYSPHPNFKERLEYQQDFRFFPISLDHMASKKVFITLEKNSDYKLGDVTVSNILQYHPGDSFGYKISHKGKSFVYATDSEYKNLTDDFIIRHKAFIKDTDLLIYDAQYTMEEALHKEDWGHSSAMQGIDFAISGGVKKLALFHHEPDNDDYRIYSMLKRAFEYKRANYPDSKLELMLAHEDLIINL